One window of the Micropterus dolomieu isolate WLL.071019.BEF.003 ecotype Adirondacks linkage group LG08, ASM2129224v1, whole genome shotgun sequence genome contains the following:
- the samd10a gene encoding sterile alpha motif domain-containing protein 10a, whose product MAVDAASSFSFCRPAVEYRALPEDFKHQLSRRTGGNLTWHDGRGQKTAGGRTVKLLQQPGTEALQYRSSDSYGIYHTSPTQPSLIRPVVLWSQQDVCKWLKKHCPHNYLTYVEVFSHHAITGRALLRLNGEKLERMGLVQETLRQELLQQVLQLQVQEEGRNLQLLSRGSFGNIS is encoded by the exons ATGGCTGTGGACG CTGCATCCAGTTTCAGTTTTTGCAGGCCTGCTGTGGAGTACAGGGCTCTGCCTGAGGACTTCAAGCACCAGCTGAGTCGACGGACAGGTGGGAACCTAACCTGGCATGACGGGCGtggacagaaaacagcaggAGGCAGGACAGTGAAGTTGCTTCAGCAGCCCGGCACAGAGGCTCTGCAG TACCGTTCCAGTGACAGTTATGGGATATATCACACAAGCCCAACACAGCCAAGCCTGATCCGCCCCGTTGTGCTCTGGTCACAACAAGATGTTTGTAAATGGCTGAAGAAACACTGTCCACACAACTACCTAACCTACGTGGAGGTGTTCTCCCACCACGCCATCACAG GTCGCGCGTTGTTGCGTCTGAATGGGGAAAAGCTGGAGAGGATGGGACTGGTGCAAGAGACGCTTCGGCAGGAGTTGCTGCAACAGGTGCTGCAGCTTCAGGTGCAGGAGGAAGGACGCAACCTGCAGCTGCTCAGCAGAg GTTCCTTTGGAAACATATCGTAG